Below is a window of Planctomycetota bacterium DNA.
CGACGGGGCACTTTGGGCGGGGACAAAGATTTTCTTGCGCGTCTTCCGCGCCCGCCGATTTACTTGGACGGACCGTCCGAATGTCTTCCCTGAACTCTGCCAAGACGGCTCCCGACCGCTTGTTCTCGCTCCCGCTGCTGCCGTAGTCGGGGCAGCTGATCTGGTTGACGACGATCGGGTTGACCCTCAGAACATGCTCGTCCGACGTGGTCGTTTCCTGATCGTTATCCAAAAGGCATCTTTTGCACTACCGCCGGGGTTGAGGCGACACCGGTTGCCACCGAACATCGTACGAACTAAAAAGGCGGTTGTCATGCCTGCCGTCCGCCACCTGCTTCCCGCTTCCACCGCCGCAGCGATTGCGGTGATGGAGCCGGCAGCGGTGCAGGATTCCCCTCAGGCCGCCTTTGAGGTCCGTCCTGGTGTCATCGCGGAACTGATCGGCGACGACGTCGGCTGTGCTGTGACGCTTGCTTGGTGCGATCGCCAGCGTCTTGTGTTCTGGATCGGGCGACACGCCTGGGCATCACCGAGCGTGTTGCAGCAGGCCGGCCTGCTCGAGCGGTCGCTGCTGGTCGATGCGCGGCGGGCGCGTGATCGTCTGTGGGCCGCAGAGCAGGGGACCCGGTGGGACGTGGTCGGGACTGTGGTCGTCGACGGCCGTGGCTTTGGCCTCACGGAGACGCGTCGTCTGCAGCTTGCTGCCAGGGGCCGGGGTGTCCGCGTGGTGCTGCTTCGTCCGAGCGGCGAACGACGGAGCCCATCGGCGGCCGGGGAGCGGTGGGATGTACAGCCTGTGCCGGTGTTCGATCACACCGATAACGAGCCAGGGCCGCGACGGCCGGCTTGGGACGTTCGCCTTCTCCGCCGGAAGGGACGACGGCTTCTTCCTCAACCCCACCGCCTTCACGCGTCAGGCCTGCGGATCGGCCTGCCCGCGGGGCTCTCGCTTCCCGATGTTCCCGATACCGACGTCGATCTTGCTCCACTACTCGTCTGGCGTGTCCGGTGGGACTCAAGCCTCGGCCGCTGCCAACCTGAAGTCCGCGCGGCCGAAGGCGATTCGGTCGAACCTGCAGTCCCAGTCTGGCCCCGCTTGGCTGTCGGTCTTCCTGCCCAGTTGGCCGGCGGCCAGACGCTCAAGGCGATCGCCTGATGATGGACGAGTTCTGGTGGTCGCCAGGTCGTCACACGGCAAGCGACTCGTCGTCGCGACATGCCGCCGTGGGTATGGGCTGGGGCTGCGGTCTGGCATGACCATCGCCCAGGCCACAGCCATGCTGCCTCACGTGCCGCAGGTCATGGATCACACGCCTGAGGCGGACCATCGGGCACTCACGGGGCTTGGGCGATGGGCAATGCGGTTCACGCCGCGGGTCGCAGTACAGGGCGATGACGGCTTGCTGCTCGACGTCGCTGGCAGTGCGCGGCTCTTCGGGGGACTCGTGCCTCTTGCCCGTCAGGTTCGCCAGCGATTGACCCGGCTCGGCTTCGAAACACGGGTCGCGGTGGCGCCCACTGTCGGCCTGGCTTGGGGACTGGCTCGTTTCGGAGACGAGGGCGTGCACGACGACACGGGAACACTGGCCGGCCTGCCGGTCGCAGCGTTGTGGATCGACGCGGAGATCGTCGAGGCCCTGGCGGAACTCGGTGTCGACCGCGTCGGGCAACTGCTGGACATCCCACGACACGAGATCGCACGCCGATTCGGAGACGACGTTCTCCTGCGGCTCGATCAGATGCAGGGCGACGCCGTCGAACCGATGACGTGGTTGCCGTTCATCGAGGTGCCGCGTGTGGCGTGTCGTTTCACCGGACCCGCCACGCAGTACGAGGCGATCGAGCAGACGACACGCGACCTGGTCGACTCGCTGTGCGACGAGCTCGCAAGACTCGAGTCGGCTACGCGTCGCGTCGTCCTCGAGATCGAGCGACTCGACGGCGACCTTCGGCCGGCGTTCGACACGATGCCGGTCACCTTTTCCCACCCGACGCGCGACGCCCGGCATTTGTGGGCGGTGCTGAGGCCGGTTGTCGAATCGCTCGACATGGGCCGAGGGGTCGATGCGCTGGCACTCAAGGCGACCGGGACGACGCGGCTGCCCCACGGACAGTCCCGGCTCGACGGCGAACGCGACGCCAGTCGTGACGAGCAGGACCTTGGACGACTGATCGATTTGCTGCAAGGCAGGCTCGGCCGTGAGAACGTGTTCCGGCTCGAACCGACGCCGAGTCACGTTCCCGAGGCGGCATTTCGGTATGTGCCGGCGGACGAGCAGATCCGAACGACCTCGCCCGACGGAACGCACACGGGCGACCGGCCGACAGTGCTGCTCGATCCGCCGGAGCCGGCAGAGGTGTCGCTGATGAACCCCGAAGGACCGCTCGTGTCGCTGCGATGGCGCAGCCGGTCGCTGGGCGTCCTGACAACGGTGGGCCCGGAGCGGATCGGCCGACGGTGGTGGAAGGCATCGCCGTCGGACAAGACGCTGGACGTGCGGGATTACTACAAGCTGCAGCTCGAAGACGGACTGTGGGTCTGGGTCTACCGGCTGCTTTCCGACACGCGGCGAGGACGATGGTTCGTGCACGGCATCTGGAGTTGAGCGATGCCCGACGAACCTCAGCCCAAGTCACGCGAGCACCCCAGCAAGCGACCGTTTCAAACGAAGCGCCAGCACTGGTCCAGCGCCAAGGACACCGAGTCGGCCGAGCAGCGATCCGTCAGGTGGCACCAGGGCTTTGGCGGGTTCAAAGACGCCAAGGGCCGTGAACGCCACCGCATCGAGCAGTTCGGAGCACCAGCGGTTGTGCGAGCGGGCAGCGAAGTCGACTTCGCGGAACTCTGCTGCACGAGCAACTTCACCTTCCTGACCGGCGCGAGCCACCCTGACGAGATCGCCAAGCGGGCCGCAGAACTCGGCTACCGAGCCTTCGGCGTCTGCGATACCAACAGCGTGACCGGCGTGGTCCGAGCACACGTAGAGGCTGAACGTCACGGCATTCGTCAGATCGTCGGAAGTCGCGTCGTGCTCGCATGCGGCTTGGCTGTCTACGTCTGGCCGACCGATCTGGCGGCCTACGGCCGGCTGACGACGCTGCTGACGATCGGCAAGCTGCGGGCGAAGAAGGGAGCGTGCGAGCTGGGGCTCTGGGACCTGCTCGAATACGCCCAAGGCCAGATGCTCGGCATCGAGCCACCACCGCGTATCGACGAGGCCTTCGTCGACAAGCTGCGCACGCTCCGCGACTGGTGCGGCGGGACGGGATCGCTCTCACTCCTCGCCAGCCGCGACTACGGAGCGGACGACGAGCAGCGCCTGCACGACATCGCACGACTCTCGGCCGAAGAGCGTGTGCCGATGCTGGCCACCAACCGGCCGCTCTATCACTGTCCGTCCCGGCGATTGCTCCAGGATGTCCTCGCATGCATCCGCCACGGCTGCACGCTGGACGAAGCCGGCATGTCGCTCAAGCCGTCAGCCGAGCGGCACATGAAGGTGCCCGAAGAGATGGCCAGGCTCTTCGGGAAGTACCCGCGTGCCATCGAACGAAGCGTCGAGGTCGCCAGCCGCTGCCGCTTCAGGTTGACCGATTTGAAGTATCAGTACCCGTCCGAAGTCGTACCCGACGGTGAGACGGCGATGAGCCACCTGACAAAGCTCGCCCGTGCCGGGCTTTCACGTCGGTTCCCCGAAGGACCGCCTGAAAAGGTCCGCGATCAGTTCGAACACGAGCTCGTCCTGATCGACGAGCTGAATCTGCCGCATTACTTCCTGACGGTCGAAGATCTCGTGCGGTGGAGCCGCGAGCAGGGCATCCTGTGCCAGGGTCGTGGTGCTGCGGCCAACTCGATCGTCTGCTACAGCCTCGGGGTCACCGACGCAGACCCGAGGCGCATCAACACGCTCTTCGAACGGTTCATCAGCCGAAGCCGCAACGAGCCGCCCGACATCGACATCGACTTCGAGCATGAGCGGCGCGAAGAGGCGATCCAGTACCTCTACACCAAGTACGGCCGCGACCGGGCGGCGCTCACGGCCAACGTCATCACCTATCGCGGCCGCATGGCGGTCCGAGAAGTCGGCAAGGCGCTCGGCTTCGGTGAAGACGTGATCGATCGCTTGGCCAAGGGCATTAACTGGTGGAAGGGCGGTCCGATCGAGGACGATGAACTCGATGCTCAAAAGCTCAATCCACACGATCCGACGGTCCAGCACTTCATCCATCTGTCGCAGGCGATCCAGGGATTCCCGCGGCACCTCTCACAGCACCCGGGCGGTTTCGTTCTGACTGAGACGCCGCTGCACCAGCTCGTCCCTGTCGAGAACGCAGCGATGGAGGGCAGGACCGTCATCGAGTGGGACAAGGACGACATCGACGCGCTCGGCTTCATCAAGGTCGACGTGCTGGCCCTGGGCATGCTGACCTGCATGGCCAAGGGGTTCGAGCTGCTCAAGCGGCACGCCGGCATCGACTTGTCGCTCGGATCAATGCCAGAAGACTGCGAAAAGACCTTCGACATGATCTGCGCTGCCGACACGATGGGCACATTCCAGATCGAGAGTCGGGCCCAGATGTCGATGCTTCCACGGCTCAAGCCACGGTGCTTTTACGACCTCGTGATCGAAGTCGCCATCGTCCGTCCCGGCCCGATCCAGGGCGGCATGGTCCACCCGTACCTGCGGCGTCGCGACGGCATCGAAGAGGTGCCCGACATGAGCGGCAAAGCGATCGAGTGGATCACCAAGCGAACCTTCGGCGTCCCGATTTTCCAAGAACAGGCGATGCTGATGGCCGTCCACTGCGCCGGGTTCACGCCCGACGAAGCCGACGGCATGCGGCGGGCCGTCACAGGCTTCCGACGCTTCGGCGACATCGACTCGTTCGAAGAGAAGATCGTCCAGGGCATGATCGCCAATGGCTACGAACGAGCCTTTGCCGAGCGATGCTTCAAGCAAATTCAGGGGTTCAGCACCTACGGCTTCCCCGAGAGCCACGCGGCAAGCTTCGCCCTCATCGCCTACGCCAGCAACTACTTCAAATGCCACTGGCCGGGCGTCTTCCTCGCCGCCATCCTGAACTCGCAGCCGATGGGTTTCTACAAGCCGGCCCAGCTCGTCCAGGACGCTCAGCGTCACGGCGTGACGGTGCTGCCGGTCGACGTGCTGCACAGCGACTGGAACTGCACACTGACCGACGCGGACGACCTGACCACCGTTCGACTCGGCATGAATCGCGTCAAAGGCCTTCGACAAGACGACGCTGCCAGAATCGTCAGGGCGCGTCACGCAAGCATCGGCGGCGTCGAGCA
It encodes the following:
- a CDS encoding DNA polymerase Y family protein; translation: MVARSSHGKRLVVATCRRGYGLGLRSGMTIAQATAMLPHVPQVMDHTPEADHRALTGLGRWAMRFTPRVAVQGDDGLLLDVAGSARLFGGLVPLARQVRQRLTRLGFETRVAVAPTVGLAWGLARFGDEGVHDDTGTLAGLPVAALWIDAEIVEALAELGVDRVGQLLDIPRHEIARRFGDDVLLRLDQMQGDAVEPMTWLPFIEVPRVACRFTGPATQYEAIEQTTRDLVDSLCDELARLESATRRVVLEIERLDGDLRPAFDTMPVTFSHPTRDARHLWAVLRPVVESLDMGRGVDALALKATGTTRLPHGQSRLDGERDASRDEQDLGRLIDLLQGRLGRENVFRLEPTPSHVPEAAFRYVPADEQIRTTSPDGTHTGDRPTVLLDPPEPAEVSLMNPEGPLVSLRWRSRSLGVLTTVGPERIGRRWWKASPSDKTLDVRDYYKLQLEDGLWVWVYRLLSDTRRGRWFVHGIWS
- a CDS encoding error-prone DNA polymerase is translated as MPDEPQPKSREHPSKRPFQTKRQHWSSAKDTESAEQRSVRWHQGFGGFKDAKGRERHRIEQFGAPAVVRAGSEVDFAELCCTSNFTFLTGASHPDEIAKRAAELGYRAFGVCDTNSVTGVVRAHVEAERHGIRQIVGSRVVLACGLAVYVWPTDLAAYGRLTTLLTIGKLRAKKGACELGLWDLLEYAQGQMLGIEPPPRIDEAFVDKLRTLRDWCGGTGSLSLLASRDYGADDEQRLHDIARLSAEERVPMLATNRPLYHCPSRRLLQDVLACIRHGCTLDEAGMSLKPSAERHMKVPEEMARLFGKYPRAIERSVEVASRCRFRLTDLKYQYPSEVVPDGETAMSHLTKLARAGLSRRFPEGPPEKVRDQFEHELVLIDELNLPHYFLTVEDLVRWSREQGILCQGRGAAANSIVCYSLGVTDADPRRINTLFERFISRSRNEPPDIDIDFEHERREEAIQYLYTKYGRDRAALTANVITYRGRMAVREVGKALGFGEDVIDRLAKGINWWKGGPIEDDELDAQKLNPHDPTVQHFIHLSQAIQGFPRHLSQHPGGFVLTETPLHQLVPVENAAMEGRTVIEWDKDDIDALGFIKVDVLALGMLTCMAKGFELLKRHAGIDLSLGSMPEDCEKTFDMICAADTMGTFQIESRAQMSMLPRLKPRCFYDLVIEVAIVRPGPIQGGMVHPYLRRRDGIEEVPDMSGKAIEWITKRTFGVPIFQEQAMLMAVHCAGFTPDEADGMRRAVTGFRRFGDIDSFEEKIVQGMIANGYERAFAERCFKQIQGFSTYGFPESHAASFALIAYASNYFKCHWPGVFLAAILNSQPMGFYKPAQLVQDAQRHGVTVLPVDVLHSDWNCTLTDADDLTTVRLGMNRVKGLRQDDAARIVRARHASIGGVEQLWRESGCTARSITALAKADAFGSLGLDRQSALWHAGKLRDADEPLFAATFEPQHVVTLPALPPLRHVLADYAHAGLSLKNHPMRFLRDDLATQGVVTADQLADESMFPSGRSVAVAGICLVRQRPGSAKSITFMTLEDETGMSNLVVYPNVFDRWKRVARDANAMLIRGRIDRHGEVVHVVATTFESLDHRLLQLRSVSRNYR